One window of the Cryptomeria japonica chromosome 7, Sugi_1.0, whole genome shotgun sequence genome contains the following:
- the LOC131074359 gene encoding uncharacterized protein LOC131074359 isoform X2 has product MQRLDHLGQEKHCQQSKVVTRNVDEESLHCTSNLSPCSEKEIYMRDQEENDIDPALLLSCESLKNHHDNDKNSQRHIDIDDRKGLFAMEMVIDDETVKHDQPCNQPPFCRGNDKEIDIDDKKDLFEKEMAIDDETVKHDQPCNKLPSCRGNEVKKSMVKIQRAQVSNKSPSFQLFVCHVNRIKRFFDLENSSSLEWMKTHNCELSELKSASCKTICKVDVRAKSRKIKSDKLIDLQLLTLDFERFSDQNLTTCSSKFLGSQNFGSILPITKKLDVCRELRRTSSFLIPPHGANRGKCLYLHMLVSFHD; this is encoded by the exons ATGCAAAGATTGGATCATTTGGGTCAG GAAAAGCATTGTCAACAAAGTAAAGTTGTTACCAGAAATGTTGATGAAGAATCCTTACATTGCACATCCAACCTTTCTCCTTGTTCG GAGAAAGAGATATACATGAGAGATCAGGAAGAAAATGATATTGATCCAGCACTATTATTATCTTGTGAAAGTCTGAAAAATCACCATGATAATGATAAGAATAGCCAGAGGCACATTgacattgatgacagaaaaggTTTGTTTGCAATGGAAATGGTTATAGATGATGAAACAGTGAAACATGATCAACCATGCAACCAACCACCATTTTGCAGAGGAAATGACAAGGaaattgacattgatgacaaaaaagatTTGTTTGAAAAGGAAATGGCTATAGATGATGAAACAGTGAAACATGATCAACCATGCAACAAACTGCCATCTTGCAGAGGAAATGAAGTTAAGAAAAGTATGGTCAAGATTCAGAGAGCTCAAGTTTCTAACAAGTCTCCTTCATTTCAGCTTTTTGTCTGCCATGTTAATCGGATTAAGCGATTTTTTGACCTTGAAAATTCCAGTTCATTAGAATGGATGAAAACCCATAATTGTGAGCTTTCTGAGTTGAAATCAGCAAGCTGTAAAACCATCTGCAAAGTTGATGTGAGAGCAAAAAGCAGGAAAATTAAGTCAGATAAGCTTATTGATTTGCAGCTACTGACTTTAGATTTTGAGAGGTTTTCAGATCAAAATCTAACTACATGCTCTTCAAAATTCCTTGGAAGCCAGAATTTTGGTTCCATATTGCCCATTACTAAGAAATTGGATGTTTGTAGGGAGCTGAGACGCACCTCTTCATTCCTTATACCTCCACATGGTGCAAATAGAGGCAAATGCTTATACCTCCACATGCTTGTCTCCTTTCATGACTAA